A genomic window from Streptomyces sp. WMMC940 includes:
- a CDS encoding DUF917 domain-containing protein encodes MSWSLDTVDLRPLAIGAAVLGSGGAGDPTLFELLAREVLATHGPVTVYEHADLPDEGILISTGLVGSVTAFSEKPSNGYECTHAFTRLRDALAPSPPVYVCGYETAGVNAFLPLIVAAQTQTPLVDVDCMGRGLSWLDQTTYDAVGIPIAPFTLTDSLGHTILAEAITGHEAERYIRTLTVTMGGWSAFAGYPVDATAAGTAGVHGALARAMRLGRSLDAEPSRHLGSGRVSEVTWQPGVEAAHGSIVVWLGPPDDRPLRIETRNEFLMVLDRGQIVATAPDIICLLDQRTRTPLLTETVTTGYQVDVLVYPAPSRWNEPAFSPLASPAAFGYSWAET; translated from the coding sequence ATGAGCTGGAGTCTTGACACGGTCGATCTGCGGCCGCTGGCCATCGGTGCTGCGGTACTGGGCTCAGGCGGCGCCGGAGACCCCACCCTCTTCGAACTACTGGCCAGGGAAGTGCTCGCCACGCACGGGCCGGTCACCGTCTACGAACACGCCGACCTGCCGGACGAAGGCATACTGATCAGCACCGGCCTGGTCGGGTCCGTCACCGCATTCAGCGAGAAACCGAGCAACGGCTACGAGTGCACCCACGCGTTCACCCGCCTACGCGACGCACTCGCCCCGTCTCCTCCCGTGTACGTCTGCGGCTACGAAACTGCCGGCGTGAACGCCTTCCTCCCCCTGATCGTCGCCGCGCAGACGCAAACCCCCTTGGTCGACGTCGACTGCATGGGGCGAGGGCTGTCCTGGCTGGACCAGACCACCTATGACGCGGTCGGCATCCCGATCGCGCCGTTCACCCTCACCGACTCCCTCGGTCACACCATCCTCGCCGAGGCCATCACGGGACACGAAGCCGAGCGGTACATCCGCACCCTCACGGTGACCATGGGTGGCTGGTCGGCATTCGCCGGCTACCCGGTCGACGCCACTGCAGCAGGAACCGCGGGCGTCCACGGGGCTCTCGCCCGCGCGATGCGGCTCGGCCGCTCCCTGGACGCCGAGCCGAGCCGCCACCTCGGATCCGGACGTGTCAGCGAGGTGACGTGGCAACCCGGAGTCGAAGCCGCGCACGGCAGCATCGTCGTATGGCTGGGGCCACCCGACGACCGCCCACTGCGCATCGAAACCCGCAACGAGTTCCTCATGGTCCTCGACCGCGGCCAGATCGTCGCCACAGCACCGGACATCATCTGCCTCCTCGATCAGCGCACCAGGACGCCGCTGCTCACGGAGACGGTCACCACCGGCTACCAGGTCGACGTGCTCGTCTACCCCGCCCCCAGCCGATGGAACGAGCCGGCATTCTCCCCTCTCGCCTCACCCGCGGCATTCGGATACAGCTGGGCAGAGACGTGA
- a CDS encoding helix-turn-helix domain-containing protein, with protein sequence MASPVLDGASLIGGAGGLEQTVADVHVCAPTEPDLAQFSAHAALILDTPSGYQLETILPRARASQASVLIVRTGPAAVLSSTRWLADRLALPLIAMPEATPLGLAQRLHALVHGAETHRGLTCARLAAQLSRRPASPASTVRALNTLLPAHCAILSSEGTPLAGDPPTRQLDDTLRTAVPATIRDEAGVLIALPAGATARRGAPLWLIAETAGMTDTELHTIKAALDIAAWAVTAWSTTNQLEAAHNAAFQASVLTELLTAGDQVTPQTVEQALEAGWTLDGWHIGVRIRPTDTTARRSQATTTRLHHALKAHQLPAPLVELGGSWAAWLSEPDEPTPNRFSAVIAAVRRSLTSMPGTALVAGIGRAQPGPTGLAKSLTEAWELAQIAGFSPGRHRIEHAGTTDPRRLILAVVSGNETVRRSHLLLGALLAPANKTLLDTLETYLTLESSASATAKSLHVHRNTVLKRLDRIEKLLDMRLEDPAIRFALRIACSAAR encoded by the coding sequence ATGGCCAGCCCAGTGCTCGACGGAGCCTCCCTGATCGGCGGCGCAGGCGGCCTTGAACAAACCGTGGCCGACGTACATGTCTGTGCCCCGACCGAACCGGACCTGGCACAATTCAGTGCTCATGCGGCCCTGATCCTCGATACCCCAAGCGGGTACCAACTCGAGACCATACTGCCCCGGGCCCGCGCATCCCAGGCGAGCGTGCTGATCGTGCGAACCGGACCGGCAGCGGTCCTCAGCTCGACCAGGTGGCTGGCCGATCGACTGGCGCTGCCTCTCATCGCCATGCCCGAAGCCACGCCTCTAGGCCTCGCGCAACGCCTGCACGCCCTGGTACACGGCGCCGAAACACACCGCGGACTCACCTGCGCTCGGCTCGCCGCTCAACTCAGTCGACGCCCCGCCAGCCCAGCAAGCACCGTGCGCGCCCTGAACACACTTCTACCCGCCCACTGCGCAATCCTGAGCTCCGAGGGAACCCCCCTGGCCGGCGACCCTCCGACCCGACAGCTCGATGACACCCTGCGCACAGCAGTTCCCGCGACGATCCGAGACGAAGCCGGTGTGCTCATCGCACTCCCGGCCGGCGCAACAGCCAGGCGCGGAGCACCACTCTGGCTGATCGCCGAAACCGCCGGGATGACCGACACCGAACTCCACACCATCAAAGCTGCCCTGGATATCGCCGCATGGGCCGTCACAGCCTGGTCGACAACCAACCAACTCGAAGCCGCACACAACGCCGCCTTCCAGGCCTCGGTGCTCACCGAGCTACTGACCGCTGGCGATCAGGTCACTCCCCAAACCGTCGAGCAGGCCCTGGAGGCAGGCTGGACCCTGGACGGCTGGCACATCGGCGTACGCATCCGCCCCACCGACACAACCGCTCGGCGGAGCCAAGCCACTACCACCCGTCTCCACCACGCACTGAAAGCCCACCAGCTCCCCGCTCCCCTGGTAGAACTCGGCGGCAGTTGGGCCGCGTGGCTAAGCGAACCGGACGAGCCCACCCCCAACCGATTCTCCGCCGTCATCGCCGCAGTCCGCCGCTCACTCACCTCCATGCCCGGCACCGCGCTGGTGGCAGGAATCGGCAGGGCACAACCAGGACCCACGGGACTGGCCAAGTCACTCACCGAAGCCTGGGAACTCGCCCAGATCGCCGGCTTCTCCCCCGGCCGGCACCGAATCGAGCACGCCGGCACGACCGACCCCCGGCGCCTCATCCTAGCCGTCGTGTCGGGCAACGAAACCGTACGCCGGAGCCACCTCCTACTCGGCGCGCTTCTGGCACCTGCCAACAAGACGCTCCTGGACACCCTGGAGACGTATCTGACCCTGGAGTCCTCAGCCTCCGCCACCGCCAAGAGCCTCCACGTCCACCGCAACACCGTACTCAAACGACTCGACCGGATCGAGAAACTACTCGACATGCGACTGGAAGACCCGGCCATCCGATTCGCCCTGCGCATCGCCTGCAGTGCCGCCCGCTGA